A genomic region of Pseudomonas sp. MPC6 contains the following coding sequences:
- a CDS encoding multidrug efflux SMR transporter: MAWLFLLIAAGFEVTFAMGMKYADGFTRLWPSLITVAAAVGGIYFLTLAMRELPVSIAYPIWTAIGSLGTVFLGFALLGESLTAVKMVSVGLIVAGVVGLK, encoded by the coding sequence ATGGCCTGGCTGTTTTTGCTGATCGCCGCCGGGTTCGAAGTCACCTTTGCCATGGGCATGAAGTACGCCGATGGCTTCACTCGACTTTGGCCCTCGCTGATCACGGTGGCCGCCGCGGTGGGCGGGATTTACTTCCTGACCCTGGCCATGCGCGAGCTGCCGGTGAGCATCGCTTATCCGATCTGGACCGCCATTGGCTCACTGGGCACCGTATTTCTAGGGTTCGCGCTACTCGGAGAAAGCCTGACGGCCGTTAAAATGGTATCGGTGGGGTTGATTGTGGCGGGTGTGGTGGGGTTGAAATAG
- a CDS encoding NAD(P)H-dependent oxidoreductase, translated as MKKILAVHASPRGERSHSRRLAEVFLSAWQASHPQSHLTRREVGRSLIPPVNEAFVAAAFYPEPEARPLSMQADLAFSDELVGELLGHDLLVISTPMHNFSVPSGLKAWIDQIVRLGLTFNHTLDNGVAQYEPLVRGKKALIVTSRGGFGFGPGGELEAMNHADPLLRTALGFIGITDLTVVAAEGEESAGRTFQISAAEAEQRLLTLAREF; from the coding sequence ATGAAAAAAATTCTAGCTGTTCACGCCAGCCCCCGTGGCGAGCGTTCTCACTCCCGGCGCTTGGCTGAGGTGTTTCTTTCGGCCTGGCAGGCCAGCCACCCGCAATCACATTTGACCCGCCGTGAAGTCGGCAGGAGCCTCATTCCGCCGGTCAATGAAGCCTTTGTCGCCGCGGCGTTTTATCCCGAACCCGAGGCGCGACCTCTGTCGATGCAGGCCGATCTGGCGTTCAGCGATGAACTGGTTGGCGAGCTGCTAGGCCATGACTTGCTGGTCATCTCCACACCGATGCACAACTTCAGCGTGCCCAGCGGCCTGAAAGCCTGGATCGATCAGATCGTACGGCTTGGCTTGACCTTCAATCACACCCTGGACAACGGCGTCGCCCAATATGAACCGTTGGTACGGGGGAAAAAAGCCCTGATCGTCACCAGTCGGGGCGGATTCGGTTTCGGGCCGGGTGGTGAACTGGAAGCCATGAACCATGCCGATCCGTTGCTGCGCACGGCGTTGGGTTTCATTGGCATTACCGACCTCACGGTGGTGGCTGCCGAGGGCGAAGAGTCCGCCGGGCGCACTTTCCAGATTTCCGCGGCCGAGGCCGAGCAGCGTTTACTCACACTGGCCAGGGAGTTCTAG